A region of Legionella donaldsonii DNA encodes the following proteins:
- the gltX gene encoding glutamate--tRNA ligase, whose product MVVRTRFAPSPTGFLHVGGVRTALFSWLYAKRHHGEFILRIEDTDQERSTQESVQAILDGMAWLGLDYNEGPFYQTKRYARYQEIAQQLLNEAKAYCCVCSKERLEALRETQLANKEKPRYDGHCRDKNLPATGSHVLRFKNPQTGIVSFTDQVYGDIHVDNNELDDLILVRSDGNPTYNFAVVIDDWDMQITHVIRGDDHINNTPRQINLFKALNAPVPVFAHLPMILGDDGKRLSKRHGAVSVLQFKELGILPHALLNYLVRLGWSNGDQEIFSVAEMIASFDLKNVSRGVSSFNYDKLYWLNQHYQKSDSAETVAEALRWHFIQQGIDLSQGPNLVDLVPTQAERCKTLVEMCEKSRYFYQDTIDYDEEAVKKHLRPVVLAPLEALYLRLQELKNWEKDALQTCINDVSAEFDINLGKIAQPLRVAVTGSSMSPAIDMTLSLLGRQRTLTRLEQALQRIRVRASSAE is encoded by the coding sequence ATGGTAGTGAGAACCCGCTTTGCCCCAAGTCCTACCGGTTTTTTACATGTCGGTGGTGTACGTACCGCCTTGTTTTCCTGGTTATATGCCAAACGTCATCATGGCGAATTTATATTGCGGATCGAAGATACCGATCAAGAGCGTTCAACGCAGGAGTCTGTGCAAGCAATTCTGGATGGTATGGCGTGGTTAGGATTAGATTATAACGAGGGTCCCTTTTACCAAACGAAACGTTATGCGCGTTACCAGGAGATTGCCCAGCAATTATTGAATGAAGCGAAGGCTTACTGTTGTGTTTGTAGTAAAGAGCGCTTGGAAGCGTTGCGAGAAACGCAGCTCGCTAACAAGGAAAAGCCACGTTATGATGGCCATTGCCGCGATAAAAATTTGCCTGCTACCGGAAGCCATGTATTACGCTTCAAGAATCCTCAAACGGGAATTGTCTCATTTACTGATCAAGTTTATGGCGATATTCATGTCGATAATAATGAGCTGGATGATTTGATTTTGGTACGTTCCGACGGCAATCCAACCTACAATTTTGCTGTAGTAATTGATGATTGGGATATGCAAATTACTCATGTTATTCGTGGTGATGATCACATCAACAATACGCCGCGGCAAATTAATTTGTTTAAGGCTTTAAATGCACCAGTACCTGTGTTTGCGCATTTACCAATGATTCTTGGTGACGATGGCAAACGCTTATCAAAACGGCATGGCGCAGTGAGTGTTTTGCAATTTAAAGAGTTGGGTATTTTACCGCACGCTTTATTAAATTATCTGGTTCGGCTGGGGTGGTCCAATGGTGATCAGGAAATTTTTAGTGTTGCAGAAATGATTGCCAGCTTTGATTTAAAAAACGTCAGCCGCGGTGTATCCAGTTTTAATTACGATAAGCTTTATTGGTTAAACCAACATTACCAAAAGAGTGATTCAGCAGAAACGGTTGCTGAGGCTTTACGTTGGCATTTTATTCAGCAAGGTATCGATTTAAGCCAGGGGCCAAATTTGGTTGATTTAGTCCCTACTCAGGCCGAACGTTGCAAAACCCTGGTAGAAATGTGTGAGAAGAGCCGTTATTTTTACCAGGATACTATCGATTATGATGAGGAAGCAGTAAAGAAGCATCTGCGTCCAGTCGTTTTGGCTCCGCTTGAAGCGCTCTATTTGCGTTTGCAGGAGTTAAAGAATTGGGAGAAAGATGCCTTACAAACCTGCATCAATGACGTGAGTGCCGAATTTGATATTAATTTAGGGAAAATAGCTCAGCCTTTGCGTGTTGCAGTAACTGGCAGCAGCATGTCACCGGCAATTGATATGACCCTTAGTCTATTGGGTAGACAACGCACTTTAACACGCTTGGAACAAGCATTGCAGCGTATTCGCGTACGTGCTTCCAGTGCCGAATAG